A genomic segment from Chitinophaga flava encodes:
- a CDS encoding exodeoxyribonuclease III: MRIISYNVNGLRSAMTKGFTEWLQTDPADVVCLQEIKAHQDNVDFKKFEELGYEHYWFPAQKKGYSGVAVLTRIKPDQVHYGSGHVQSDAEGRFIRLDFGNLTLINTYFPSGTSGDERQTYKYQWLDEFFEHLDELKKTRPNLVLCGDYNICHKPIDIHDPVSNKNSTGFLPEERAWMDRFFESGFVDSFRQFNPNPHQYSWWSFRANARNNNKGWRIDYINVTAPLKEKLKHATIYQEVKHSDHCPVFLELAL, from the coding sequence ATGAGAATCATATCCTACAATGTGAATGGCCTCCGTTCGGCTATGACTAAAGGTTTTACAGAATGGCTGCAAACAGACCCTGCTGATGTCGTTTGCCTCCAGGAAATCAAAGCCCACCAGGACAACGTGGACTTCAAAAAGTTTGAAGAGCTGGGTTATGAACATTACTGGTTTCCCGCCCAGAAAAAAGGTTACAGCGGTGTTGCGGTTCTTACCCGCATAAAACCCGATCAGGTACACTATGGTAGTGGTCATGTCCAGAGCGATGCAGAAGGACGTTTTATCCGCCTTGATTTCGGTAATCTGACCCTGATCAATACCTACTTCCCTTCCGGTACCAGCGGCGATGAACGGCAGACCTATAAATATCAGTGGCTGGATGAGTTTTTTGAACATCTTGATGAGCTGAAGAAAACACGGCCCAACCTGGTGCTGTGCGGGGATTACAACATTTGTCACAAGCCTATCGACATACATGATCCGGTGAGCAACAAAAACTCAACCGGCTTTTTACCAGAAGAAAGGGCCTGGATGGACCGTTTCTTCGAAAGCGGTTTTGTGGATTCCTTCCGGCAGTTTAATCCAAACCCGCACCAGTACAGCTGGTGGAGCTTCCGTGCCAACGCCCGGAACAATAACAAAGGCTGGCGCATAGACTACATCAACGTTACAGCTCCCTTGAAGGAAAAGCTGAAACACGCGACTATTTACCAGGAAGTAAAACACTCCGACCATTGTCCGGTATTCCTGGAACTGGCGTTATAA
- the rpsI gene encoding 30S ribosomal protein S9 → MEKQKNTIGRRKEAVARVYINKGTGNITVNDKDYKNYFSLIYLQNQVELPFKTIDALDKFDVKINAQGGGIKGQAEAIKLGIARALCEVNIEFRPALKAAGLLKRDPRSVERKKPGKAKARRSFQFSKR, encoded by the coding sequence ATGGAAAAGCAAAAAAATACAATAGGTCGTCGTAAGGAAGCTGTTGCCCGCGTGTATATCAACAAGGGTACCGGTAACATTACTGTTAACGACAAGGATTATAAAAACTACTTTTCTCTGATCTACCTGCAAAATCAGGTGGAGCTCCCTTTCAAAACCATCGATGCGCTCGATAAATTTGACGTAAAGATCAATGCACAGGGTGGCGGTATTAAAGGACAGGCGGAAGCGATTAAACTGGGTATTGCGCGTGCACTGTGCGAAGTGAACATCGAGTTCCGTCCCGCACTGAAAGCAGCAGGTCTGCTGAAACGTGATCCTAGAAGCGTAGAACGTAAGAAACCAGGTAAAGCGAAAGCAAGAAGAAGCTTCCAGTTCTCTAAACGCTAA
- a CDS encoding DUF3298 and DUF4163 domain-containing protein produces the protein MKRVLLLLLLAGGLLPACNSGKQEKAKSDSTSIVVPLASTPYYYTQLKGAIGDRHITMQLMKTAPNLYRGYYCYDSTGVPISIWGSQDADQVKIYEDNSNREEERFFGGTLNDDGVFKGVWHGDSTSYHFELHTDLRKAQQLQVFYSADSIRLLPSFAGSPLGVASNSIIWPDSSTDSTLSAFLRREITGDVRISDPQQFVRRAIDSFVTSYRIAAKDADTSDIADGQSASWNWTTESDMKVVWNTWPLLVIEKYAYDFTGGAHGNWGATYQTLDLSKHKVLTPDDFFKPGYKDVLSPLLDKAFRKKFHIDEDESLDQSLLVKTIVPNNNFIVTGKGVAFSYVPYEIGPYALGQVTLFIPFTELKSVMKKQ, from the coding sequence ATGAAAAGAGTACTCCTATTACTATTACTGGCTGGTGGCTTGTTGCCTGCCTGTAATAGCGGCAAGCAAGAAAAGGCTAAAAGTGACAGCACCAGTATAGTGGTACCGCTGGCCAGCACCCCGTATTATTATACCCAGCTGAAAGGCGCCATAGGAGATCGGCATATCACCATGCAACTGATGAAAACAGCTCCTAACCTGTACCGTGGTTATTATTGTTACGACAGTACCGGCGTTCCCATCAGTATATGGGGAAGCCAGGATGCAGACCAGGTAAAGATTTACGAAGATAACAGCAATCGGGAGGAAGAACGTTTTTTCGGAGGCACACTCAACGATGATGGTGTCTTCAAGGGAGTATGGCATGGCGACAGTACATCTTATCATTTTGAGCTGCATACAGATCTTCGGAAAGCACAGCAGTTGCAGGTTTTCTACAGTGCTGATTCTATCAGGCTGCTTCCCTCCTTTGCGGGCTCACCACTGGGAGTTGCTTCCAATAGTATTATCTGGCCAGACTCCAGCACAGACAGTACCCTGTCGGCATTTCTCCGTAGGGAGATCACTGGCGACGTACGCATTAGCGATCCTCAGCAGTTTGTAAGAAGAGCCATTGATTCCTTTGTGACCAGTTATCGTATAGCCGCCAAGGATGCCGATACCAGCGATATAGCAGACGGACAGTCTGCTTCCTGGAACTGGACTACAGAAAGCGATATGAAGGTAGTATGGAACACCTGGCCTTTGCTGGTGATAGAGAAGTATGCCTACGATTTTACTGGTGGAGCACATGGCAACTGGGGAGCTACCTATCAAACGCTGGACCTCTCCAAACACAAAGTGCTGACACCAGACGACTTCTTCAAACCGGGTTATAAGGACGTGTTGTCTCCCTTGCTGGATAAGGCTTTCCGGAAGAAGTTCCATATAGATGAAGATGAGTCACTGGATCAGAGTCTGCTGGTAAAGACGATAGTCCCCAATAACAACTTTATTGTTACAGGTAAGGGGGTTGCTTTCAGTTATGTACCCTATGAGATAGGGCCATATGCGTTGGGTCAGGTAACGTTGTTTATTCCGTTTACGGAGCTGAAGAGTGTTATGAAGAAACAGTAA
- the tsf gene encoding translation elongation factor Ts, with the protein MATITAADVNKLRQQTGAGMMDCRKALVESEGDFEKAVDYLRKKGQKVAALRSDRETKEGVIIAKVAADGKSGVVVGLGCETDFVAKNEDFVKFAQAIVDLALAKGIKTIEDLNAAELDGATVADKVNDQVAKIGEKITLNKFEFVEAGGVTAYIHGNYRMGVLVAFSKPVSEEVGKDIAMQIAAMSPIAVDADSVPADLIAREKEIAVEQVKAEGKPAEMAEKIAAGKVNKFFKESTLLQQAFVKDNNKSVADYLKSVDADLKVNSFKRIALG; encoded by the coding sequence ATGGCAACAATTACAGCAGCTGATGTAAACAAACTGCGTCAGCAAACTGGTGCGGGTATGATGGATTGCAGAAAAGCACTGGTAGAAAGTGAAGGCGATTTCGAAAAAGCAGTAGACTACCTGCGTAAGAAAGGTCAAAAAGTAGCTGCTCTCCGTTCCGACCGCGAAACTAAAGAAGGTGTTATCATCGCTAAAGTAGCTGCTGATGGTAAATCCGGTGTAGTAGTAGGTCTGGGTTGTGAAACTGACTTCGTAGCTAAAAACGAAGACTTCGTGAAATTTGCACAGGCTATCGTTGATCTGGCTCTGGCTAAAGGTATCAAAACTATTGAAGACCTGAACGCCGCTGAACTGGATGGCGCTACCGTTGCTGATAAAGTAAACGACCAGGTTGCTAAAATCGGTGAAAAAATCACCCTGAATAAATTCGAATTCGTAGAAGCTGGTGGCGTTACTGCCTACATCCACGGTAACTACCGTATGGGTGTACTCGTAGCTTTCTCTAAACCTGTTTCTGAAGAAGTAGGTAAAGACATCGCTATGCAGATCGCTGCTATGAGCCCAATCGCTGTTGATGCTGACAGCGTTCCTGCCGACTTAATCGCACGCGAAAAAGAAATCGCTGTTGAACAAGTAAAAGCAGAAGGTAAACCAGCTGAAATGGCTGAGAAAATCGCTGCCGGTAAAGTGAACAAATTCTTCAAAGAAAGCACCCTGCTGCAACAAGCTTTTGTTAAGGATAACAACAAATCCGTAGCAGATTACCTGAAATCAGTAGATGCTGACCTGAAAGTAAACAGCTTTAAGCGAATCGCTTTAGGTTAA
- the pdxH gene encoding pyridoxamine 5'-phosphate oxidase, which produces MLNQKVADLRKDYKLASLDESDVAPGPLQQFERWWQDALSSEIDEPNAMTLATSTPDGRPSARIVLLKGFNEEGFMFFTNYESRKGHELAENPRVTLLFFWRELERQVRIEGTVTKAAAAVSNEYYNSRPLGSRIGAIASPQSKVISGRTFLEEQVAQVAAKCEQEAPQRPDYWGGYVVKPEVIEFWQGRSSRLHDRILYTLTADGSWKIERLAP; this is translated from the coding sequence ATGTTGAACCAGAAAGTAGCTGATCTGAGAAAAGACTATAAGCTGGCCTCCCTGGATGAGAGTGATGTAGCGCCTGGTCCTCTGCAGCAATTCGAAAGATGGTGGCAGGATGCTCTTTCCAGCGAGATAGATGAACCTAATGCCATGACACTGGCTACCAGTACCCCGGATGGCCGTCCTTCAGCCCGTATTGTATTGTTGAAGGGTTTTAATGAAGAAGGGTTTATGTTTTTCACTAACTATGAAAGCCGTAAAGGTCACGAGCTGGCAGAGAATCCTCGGGTGACGCTGCTGTTTTTCTGGCGTGAACTGGAGCGGCAGGTACGTATAGAGGGTACCGTTACCAAAGCTGCTGCGGCCGTCAGCAATGAGTATTACAACAGCCGTCCGCTGGGCAGTAGGATAGGAGCTATCGCTTCGCCGCAAAGCAAGGTGATTTCCGGCCGTACTTTCCTGGAAGAGCAGGTAGCGCAGGTAGCCGCAAAATGTGAACAGGAAGCGCCTCAAAGGCCCGATTACTGGGGTGGATATGTTGTGAAGCCGGAAGTGATAGAATTCTGGCAGGGAAGAAGCAGCCGCTTACACGACCGTATTTTGTATACCCTTACTGCAGATGGCAGCTGGAAGATAGAAAGACTGGCACCATAA
- a CDS encoding DUF4286 family protein translates to MIIYNVTTKVATDVHLQWLQWMQEEHIPAVLSTGLFSDSRICRLLEQDDSEGPTYVTQFFTDSLEHYQTFQAVQANTLRQRGYDLFGDRFIAFHTVMESI, encoded by the coding sequence ATGATCATTTATAATGTTACAACAAAAGTAGCCACAGATGTGCATCTACAGTGGCTACAATGGATGCAGGAAGAGCATATTCCTGCAGTATTGAGCACCGGTCTTTTCAGCGATTCCCGTATCTGCCGGTTGCTGGAGCAGGACGATTCAGAAGGACCAACTTACGTTACACAGTTCTTCACCGATAGTCTGGAGCACTACCAAACCTTTCAGGCAGTGCAGGCAAATACCCTGCGGCAAAGGGGTTACGACCTTTTCGGTGACCGTTTTATCGCCTTTCACACCGTTATGGAGAGCATTTAA
- a CDS encoding HU family DNA-binding protein gives MNKAELIDKLAKDAGITKTQANEALDSFTKAVADTLKKGGKVTLVGFGTFSVSKRAARNGRNPQTGQIIKIKAKKVAKFKAGKALSDKL, from the coding sequence ATGAACAAAGCCGAATTAATCGACAAGCTTGCTAAAGACGCAGGTATCACTAAAACCCAAGCTAACGAAGCGCTGGATTCTTTCACCAAAGCTGTTGCTGACACCCTGAAAAAAGGTGGCAAAGTAACTTTAGTTGGTTTTGGTACTTTCTCCGTTTCTAAACGTGCTGCACGTAACGGTAGAAACCCACAGACTGGCCAGATCATCAAGATCAAAGCTAAAAAAGTTGCTAAATTCAAAGCTGGTAAAGCTTTATCCGACAAGCTCTAA
- a CDS encoding 30S ribosomal protein THX, with protein MGRGDIKTKKGKIFSKSFGKVRPARTRKSAAAAAPKAENKA; from the coding sequence ATGGGTAGAGGAGATATTAAAACCAAAAAAGGTAAAATCTTCAGCAAATCTTTCGGTAAAGTTAGACCAGCAAGAACCAGGAAATCTGCTGCTGCAGCGGCTCCTAAAGCTGAGAACAAAGCTTAA
- the pyrH gene encoding UMP kinase, with protein sequence MLPKYKRILLKLSGEALMGDANYGIDHKVITQYAYDIKAVTDLGVQVAIVIGGGNIYRGMNEAETGIERAQGDYMGMLATVINGMALQSGLEKIGLYTRLQSAIKMEQIAEPYIRRRAIRHVEKGRVVIFGAGTGNPYFTTDTAASLRAIEIQADVILKGTRVDGIYTADPEKDATATRFETITFSEVYQKSLNVMDMTAFTLCQENKLPIIVFDMNKPGNLLNVIMGKNVGTLVKG encoded by the coding sequence ATGTTGCCAAAGTATAAGCGTATTTTGCTCAAATTGAGCGGTGAGGCCCTTATGGGAGATGCAAATTATGGTATTGATCATAAGGTAATTACCCAGTATGCCTACGATATCAAAGCTGTTACCGACCTGGGTGTTCAGGTGGCCATCGTCATCGGTGGTGGTAACATCTACCGTGGAATGAATGAAGCCGAAACCGGCATTGAAAGAGCCCAGGGTGACTATATGGGCATGCTCGCCACCGTGATTAACGGAATGGCCCTGCAAAGCGGACTGGAGAAAATAGGGCTCTATACCCGCCTCCAATCAGCTATCAAAATGGAACAAATCGCAGAACCTTATATCCGCCGCCGCGCTATCCGCCACGTGGAAAAAGGTCGCGTGGTTATATTCGGCGCCGGTACCGGTAACCCGTACTTTACTACCGATACCGCCGCATCACTCCGTGCTATCGAAATACAGGCCGATGTAATCCTTAAAGGAACCCGCGTAGACGGTATCTATACCGCCGACCCTGAAAAGGATGCCACCGCCACCCGCTTCGAAACCATTACCTTCTCTGAAGTATATCAGAAATCACTCAACGTAATGGATATGACAGCATTCACCCTCTGCCAGGAAAATAAACTGCCTATCATCGTATTTGACATGAACAAACCAGGTAATCTCCTGAACGTAATCATGGGCAAAAACGTAGGTACCCTGGTGAAAGGTTAA
- the rpsB gene encoding 30S ribosomal protein S2, with protein MENNTSLQQQLLEAGVHFGHLKKKWNPKMLPYIFAEKKGIHIIDLNKTVEGLQEAAAALKSIAKSGKKIMFVATKKQAKEIVADAARNINMPFVTERWLGGMLTNFSTIRKSVKKMQSIEKMLQDGTFDNITKKERLTLSRDKEKMEKVLGGIAQLARVPAALFMVDISHEHIALAEAKRLGIVTFGMVDTNSDPSKVDFAIPANDDATKSIAIITSYICAAIAEGLSERATEKSEEVEEEEEADDKARKFEVEGGEDRERGRRSQGGGGQGGGNRGGGQGGGNRGGGQGGNRGGGQGGNRGGQGGNRGGQGGGGQRRPANAGGGAPRKPGAGK; from the coding sequence ATGGAAAATAATACCTCATTGCAGCAGCAGTTACTGGAGGCAGGTGTTCACTTCGGTCACCTGAAGAAGAAATGGAATCCTAAAATGCTGCCTTATATTTTCGCAGAAAAGAAAGGTATTCATATCATTGATCTGAACAAAACCGTTGAAGGTTTACAGGAAGCAGCAGCTGCCCTGAAATCTATCGCAAAAAGCGGTAAAAAGATCATGTTCGTTGCTACTAAAAAGCAAGCGAAAGAAATCGTAGCAGACGCTGCGCGTAACATCAACATGCCTTTCGTTACAGAAAGATGGTTAGGTGGTATGCTCACCAACTTCTCTACTATCCGTAAGAGTGTGAAGAAAATGCAGAGCATCGAAAAAATGCTGCAGGACGGAACTTTCGACAACATCACTAAAAAAGAACGTCTGACTTTAAGCCGTGATAAAGAGAAAATGGAAAAAGTGCTGGGTGGTATTGCCCAACTGGCACGTGTTCCAGCCGCTCTGTTCATGGTGGATATCAGCCACGAACACATTGCTCTGGCAGAAGCTAAACGTCTGGGCATTGTTACCTTCGGTATGGTAGATACCAACTCCGATCCTAGCAAAGTTGACTTCGCTATCCCTGCGAACGATGATGCTACTAAATCTATCGCTATCATCACCAGCTACATCTGCGCAGCAATCGCAGAAGGTCTGTCTGAAAGAGCTACTGAGAAATCTGAAGAAGTAGAAGAGGAAGAAGAAGCAGACGATAAAGCACGCAAATTCGAAGTAGAAGGCGGTGAAGATCGTGAAAGAGGTCGCAGAAGCCAAGGTGGCGGCGGCCAGGGTGGCGGTAACCGTGGCGGTGGCCAGGGTGGCGGCAACCGTGGTGGTGGCCAGGGTGGTAACCGTGGCGGTGGCCAGGGTGGTAACCGTGGTGGCCAGGGTGGCAACCGTGGCGGTCAAGGTGGTGGCGGACAACGTCGTCCTGCCAACGCTGGCGGCGGTGCTCCTAGAAAACCAGGTGCCGGTAAATAA